Proteins from a single region of Streptomyces vinaceus:
- a CDS encoding TIGR02452 family protein — protein MSSRLREIARDNATIVAAGGYRTRSGRQVSLAAALAESRAGTRIYGPNQVIPDGEPSVRRYETAVEVTGESSTVAARRLAADAPGPVRGASVAVLNFASARNPGGGYVRGAKAQEEALCRASALYETLLEAPEYYEVHRAGSSTFYTDRVIHSPGVPVFRDDRGELLEAPFRVGFLTSPAPNAGTIRRQEPERAAEIPAALARRAERVLETAALHGYPRLVLGAWGCGVFRNDPAEVAEAFRALLAGRFAGVFERVVFGVLDRDPGPREAFERAFAGFGT, from the coding sequence GTGAGCAGCAGATTGCGTGAGATCGCGCGGGACAACGCGACCATCGTGGCGGCCGGCGGGTACCGGACGCGGTCCGGGCGGCAGGTCTCCCTGGCCGCCGCCCTGGCGGAGTCCAGGGCCGGAACCAGGATATATGGGCCAAACCAGGTCATTCCAGACGGGGAGCCCTCCGTCAGGCGGTACGAGACGGCCGTCGAGGTCACGGGGGAGAGCAGCACGGTCGCCGCCCGCAGGCTCGCCGCGGACGCCCCGGGCCCGGTCCGCGGGGCGTCGGTGGCCGTCTTGAACTTCGCCTCGGCCCGTAATCCCGGGGGCGGATACGTCCGCGGGGCCAAGGCCCAGGAGGAGGCGCTGTGCCGCGCCTCGGCCCTGTACGAGACCTTGCTGGAGGCCCCGGAGTACTACGAGGTCCACCGCGCGGGAAGCAGCACGTTCTACACCGACCGGGTGATTCACTCGCCCGGGGTGCCCGTCTTCCGCGACGACCGGGGCGAGCTGCTGGAGGCCCCGTTCAGGGTGGGTTTCCTGACCTCCCCGGCCCCCAACGCGGGGACCATCCGCCGCCAGGAGCCGGAGCGCGCCGCCGAGATCCCGGCGGCGCTGGCGCGGCGCGCGGAGCGCGTCCTGGAGACGGCGGCGCTTCACGGGTACCCGCGGCTGGTGCTGGGGGCCTGGGGGTGCGGCGTGTTCCGCAACGACCCGGCGGAGGTCGCCGAGGCCTTCCGGGCCCTGCTGGCCGGGCGTTTCGCGGGGGTCTTCGAGCGGGTGGTGTTCGGGGTGCTGGACCGCGATCCGGGACCACGGGAGGCATTCGAACGGGCTTTCGCAGGATTCGGCACGTAG
- the egtA gene encoding ergothioneine biosynthesis glutamate--cysteine ligase EgtA, with protein sequence MPQDSYAPPDPQAPGDSAALGETAAEDLVHGICFKTGPPRILGAELEWLVLDAERPGETLPPDRLTAAHDAARALPLHSRLTIEPGGQLELSSAPAPSLSGCVDGLQADLTAVRAALRSRGLVLHGTGRDPRRPLRRLLHSPRYDAMESYFDRTGPAGRAMMCSSASVQVCVDAGYEEPGPLGYGRRWRLAHLLGAVFVAAFANSPAHEGPYAGWRCSRQGIWNDIDARRSLAPPADAEPRAGWTRHALDTEVMCVRSEGEGPWPVPRGMTFRDWLRAAEATGAGAPGPDGLRPPTAADLEYHLTTLFPPVRPRGHLEFRMIDAQPGEDGWLVPVAVVHALFDDPEAAESAYRAAKALADTHGPRPSPRNPLWQSAARHGLADPELRTAAATCFRAAVEALPRLGASRHVQDVVGAFTERFPLRGRCPADDGYLQLTGTGARS encoded by the coding sequence ATGCCACAGGACTCGTACGCGCCACCAGACCCCCAGGCCCCGGGCGACTCAGCCGCCCTCGGCGAAACCGCCGCCGAGGACCTCGTCCACGGCATTTGTTTCAAGACGGGCCCGCCCCGCATCCTCGGCGCCGAGCTCGAATGGCTCGTACTGGACGCCGAACGGCCCGGCGAGACCCTGCCGCCCGACCGGCTGACCGCCGCGCACGACGCGGCCCGCGCCCTGCCCCTGCACTCCCGGCTCACCATCGAACCCGGCGGCCAGCTGGAGCTCAGCTCCGCGCCCGCCCCCTCCCTCTCCGGCTGCGTGGACGGCCTCCAGGCCGATCTGACCGCCGTACGGGCCGCCCTGCGCTCCCGGGGCCTGGTCCTGCACGGCACCGGCCGCGATCCGCGCCGGCCGCTGCGCCGCCTGCTGCACAGCCCGCGCTACGACGCGATGGAGAGCTACTTCGACCGCACCGGCCCGGCCGGGCGCGCCATGATGTGCTCCTCCGCCTCCGTCCAGGTCTGCGTGGACGCCGGGTACGAGGAACCGGGGCCGCTCGGGTACGGCCGGCGCTGGCGGCTGGCGCACCTGCTGGGCGCCGTGTTCGTGGCGGCCTTCGCCAACTCCCCCGCGCACGAGGGCCCGTACGCCGGATGGCGGTGCTCCCGGCAGGGGATCTGGAACGACATCGACGCCCGGCGCTCGCTGGCCCCGCCGGCGGACGCCGAGCCGCGGGCCGGCTGGACCCGGCACGCGCTGGACACCGAGGTGATGTGCGTGCGCTCGGAAGGCGAGGGGCCGTGGCCGGTCCCGCGCGGCATGACCTTCCGCGACTGGCTGCGCGCCGCCGAAGCCACCGGCGCCGGCGCCCCGGGCCCGGACGGCCTGCGGCCGCCCACCGCCGCGGACCTGGAGTACCACCTCACCACACTGTTCCCGCCGGTGCGCCCGCGCGGACACCTGGAGTTCCGGATGATCGACGCCCAGCCCGGCGAGGACGGCTGGCTGGTCCCGGTGGCCGTCGTCCACGCGCTGTTCGACGACCCCGAGGCCGCCGAGAGCGCCTACCGGGCCGCGAAGGCCCTGGCCGACACCCACGGCCCCCGGCCCTCGCCGCGCAATCCCCTGTGGCAGTCCGCCGCCCGGCACGGTCTGGCCGATCCGGAGCTGCGCACGGCGGCGGCCACCTGCTTCCGGGCCGCCGTGGAGGCGCTGCCGCGGCTCGGCGCGAGCCGGCACGTCCAGGACGTGGTCGGCGCCTTCACCGAACGTTTCCCACTGCGCGGCCGCTGCCCGGCCGACGACGGATACCTGCAGCTCACCGGGACGGGGGCCCGCTCATGA
- the egtB gene encoding ergothioneine biosynthesis protein EgtB, with translation MTASPSADSARPAPAALRERAHAALTAARARTALLTDAVSDRDLVAQHSPLMSPLVWDLAHIGNQEELWLLRNVAGHDSLHPEIDPLYDAFQHPRADRPKLPLLGPAEARRYTAEVRGRVFDLLERTALEGSALLDDGFAFGMIAQHEQQHDETMLITHQLRRGEPVLTAPEPDPPQGPPPAAAEVLVPGGPFTMGTSAEPWSLDNERPAHTREVGAFLIDTAPVTNSAYQAFIADGGYTDERWWAPEGWDQIHRHGIGAPLFWHREAGQWLRRRFGVTEPVPADEPVLHVSWYEADAYARWAGRRLPTEAEWEKAARHDPATGRSTRYPWGDEDPTPDRANLGQRHLRPAPAGSYPAGASPLGVRQLIGDVWEWTASDFLPYPGFRAFPYREYSEVFFGPEHKVLRGGSFAVDPVACRGTFRNWDLPVRRQIFSGFRTARDA, from the coding sequence ATGACCGCATCGCCTTCAGCCGACTCCGCCCGCCCGGCCCCCGCGGCCCTGCGCGAGCGGGCCCACGCGGCCCTGACCGCGGCCCGCGCCCGTACGGCCCTGCTCACCGATGCCGTGAGCGACCGCGACCTCGTCGCCCAGCACTCCCCGCTGATGTCGCCGCTGGTCTGGGACCTCGCCCACATCGGGAACCAGGAGGAGCTCTGGCTGCTGCGCAACGTGGCCGGGCACGACTCCCTCCACCCCGAGATCGACCCGCTCTACGACGCGTTCCAGCACCCTCGCGCCGACCGGCCGAAGCTGCCCCTGCTGGGGCCGGCGGAGGCCCGCCGCTACACCGCCGAGGTGCGCGGCCGGGTCTTCGACCTGCTGGAGCGCACCGCGCTGGAAGGCTCCGCGCTGCTGGACGACGGTTTCGCGTTCGGGATGATCGCCCAGCACGAACAGCAGCACGATGAAACCATGCTGATCACCCACCAGCTGCGCCGGGGCGAGCCGGTACTGACCGCGCCCGAACCGGATCCTCCGCAGGGGCCGCCCCCCGCGGCCGCCGAAGTCCTGGTTCCCGGTGGCCCGTTCACGATGGGAACCTCGGCCGAGCCGTGGTCCCTGGACAATGAGCGGCCCGCGCACACCCGGGAGGTCGGGGCCTTCCTCATCGACACGGCGCCGGTGACCAACTCCGCCTATCAGGCGTTCATCGCCGACGGCGGCTACACCGACGAACGCTGGTGGGCCCCCGAGGGCTGGGACCAGATCCACCGTCACGGGATCGGGGCCCCGCTGTTCTGGCACCGCGAGGCCGGCCAGTGGCTGCGGCGCCGCTTCGGCGTGACCGAGCCGGTGCCCGCCGACGAGCCCGTACTGCACGTCAGCTGGTACGAGGCGGACGCGTACGCCCGCTGGGCGGGACGCCGGCTGCCCACGGAGGCGGAGTGGGAGAAGGCGGCCCGGCACGACCCGGCCACCGGCCGCTCCACCCGCTACCCCTGGGGCGACGAGGACCCGACCCCGGACCGCGCCAACCTCGGCCAGCGCCACCTGCGCCCGGCCCCGGCGGGCAGCTACCCGGCCGGGGCCTCCCCGCTCGGGGTGCGCCAGCTGATCGGCGACGTGTGGGAGTGGACCGCCTCCGACTTCCTGCCGTACCCGGGGTTCCGGGCCTTCCCGTACCGCGAGTACTCGGAGGTGTTCTTCGGCCCCGAGCACAAGGTGCTGCGCGGCGGCTCGTTCGCCGTGGACCCGGTGGCCTGCCGGGGCACCTTCCGCAACTGGGACCTGCCGGTGCGCCGGCAGATCTTCTCCGGGTTCCGGACCGCGAGGGATGCCTGA
- the egtC gene encoding ergothioneine biosynthesis protein EgtC → MCRHIAFVGPEIPLARLLTEPEHGLVRQSWEPRRQRHGTVNADGFGVGWYAEGDPVPARYRRAGPVWGDPNFADLARVVRTRAALAAVRDATVFGADGEAAAAPFAAGPWLFSHNGAVRDWPDAVAPLAASLPPAQLLSLAASTDSALVWALVQHRLHRGDDLGTALAEPVRELAAAAPGSRLNLLLTDGAGIAATAWGDSLWYLADARAQRTVVASEPYDDDSRWCEVPDRTLLTARATRVDLTPLKETAP, encoded by the coding sequence ATGTGCCGTCACATCGCCTTCGTCGGGCCGGAGATACCCCTGGCCCGGCTGCTGACCGAGCCCGAGCACGGTCTCGTGCGGCAGTCCTGGGAGCCGCGCCGGCAGCGCCACGGCACGGTCAACGCCGACGGGTTCGGTGTCGGCTGGTACGCGGAGGGCGATCCGGTCCCCGCGCGCTACCGGCGGGCCGGGCCCGTCTGGGGAGACCCCAACTTCGCCGATCTGGCCCGGGTGGTCCGTACGCGGGCCGCACTGGCCGCCGTACGGGACGCCACCGTGTTCGGGGCGGACGGGGAGGCCGCGGCGGCGCCGTTCGCCGCCGGGCCGTGGCTGTTCAGCCACAACGGCGCGGTACGGGACTGGCCGGACGCGGTGGCGCCGCTCGCCGCCTCCCTGCCCCCCGCGCAGCTGCTGTCCCTGGCCGCGAGCACGGACTCCGCGCTGGTCTGGGCGCTGGTGCAGCACCGGCTGCACCGGGGGGACGACCTCGGCACCGCGCTCGCCGAGCCGGTGCGGGAGCTCGCGGCGGCGGCGCCCGGCTCCCGCCTGAACCTGCTGCTCACCGACGGCGCCGGCATCGCCGCAACGGCCTGGGGCGATTCGCTCTGGTACCTGGCCGACGCGCGGGCGCAGCGCACGGTGGTGGCCTCGGAGCCGTACGACGACGACTCCCGCTGGTGCGAAGTACCCGACCGGACCCTGCTGACCGCCCGTGCCACACGGGTCGACCTGACCCCGCTGAAGGAGACCGCCCCGTGA
- the egtD gene encoding L-histidine N(alpha)-methyltransferase, with the protein MSDFQLTRTLDEHSADTALRADVLHGLTASPKVLPPKWFYDARGSELFEEITRLPEYYPTRAEREILLARAGEIASASGARTLVELGSGSSEKTRHLIEAMPALDTYIPVDVSASALEGAARTLLTEHPGLRVHALVADFTKPLRLPETPGPRLVVFLGGTVGNLLPPERAAFLASVRAMLSPGDALLMGTDLVKDEGVLVAAYDDAQGVTAAFNKNVLAVVNRELGADFHTDDFTHVAVWNREHEWIEMRLRARSELVVKVRALDLVVPFAAGEEILTEVSAKFRQEGVRKELAEAGLELTQWWTDAEGRFALSLAVADGELGWAGTPASSVAAGTEETGEETGMTGTQATAA; encoded by the coding sequence GTGAGCGACTTCCAGCTGACCCGCACCCTCGACGAGCACTCCGCCGACACCGCGCTGCGCGCCGACGTCCTCCACGGGCTGACGGCGTCGCCCAAGGTGCTGCCGCCCAAGTGGTTCTACGACGCCCGGGGCAGTGAACTCTTCGAGGAGATCACGCGGTTGCCCGAGTACTACCCGACGCGCGCCGAGCGGGAGATCCTGCTGGCGCGGGCCGGTGAGATCGCCTCCGCGAGCGGGGCGCGCACGCTGGTGGAGCTGGGTTCCGGCTCCTCCGAGAAGACCCGGCACCTGATCGAGGCCATGCCGGCGCTCGACACGTACATCCCGGTGGACGTGAGCGCGAGCGCTCTGGAAGGCGCCGCGCGGACGCTGCTGACCGAGCACCCGGGGCTGCGGGTGCACGCGCTGGTGGCCGACTTCACGAAGCCGCTGCGGCTGCCGGAGACCCCCGGGCCCCGGCTGGTGGTGTTCCTCGGCGGCACGGTCGGCAACCTGCTGCCGCCGGAGCGCGCCGCGTTCCTGGCCTCCGTACGGGCGATGCTGTCGCCCGGGGACGCCCTGCTGATGGGGACGGACCTGGTGAAGGACGAGGGCGTGCTGGTGGCCGCGTACGACGACGCGCAGGGGGTGACCGCCGCCTTCAACAAGAACGTACTGGCCGTGGTCAACCGGGAGCTGGGCGCGGACTTCCACACCGACGACTTCACGCACGTCGCGGTGTGGAACCGGGAGCACGAGTGGATCGAGATGCGGCTGCGGGCCCGGTCGGAGCTGGTGGTGAAGGTCCGGGCGCTGGATCTGGTGGTGCCGTTCGCGGCGGGTGAGGAGATCCTGACGGAGGTGTCCGCGAAGTTCCGTCAGGAAGGCGTACGGAAGGAACTCGCCGAGGCCGGTCTTGAGTTGACTCAGTGGTGGACGGATGCGGAGGGGCGCTTCGCGCTGTCCCTGGCGGTGGCCGACGGCGAGCTCGGCTGGGCCGGCACGCCCGCGAGTAGCGTGGCGGCCGGGACGGAGGAGACGGGAGAGGAGACGGGCATGACGGGGACGCAGGCGACGGCGGCCTGA